A single region of the Nocardioides ochotonae genome encodes:
- the selD gene encoding selenide, water dikinase SelD encodes MTATPTVRLTQYAAGGGCACKVPPGELERVLAGLPGGRGTVHTGEVGELLVGLEHGDDAAAVRIAGGRAVIATADFFTPVVDDAYDWGRIAAANALSDIYAMGGEPLLAVNLLAWPRERIPFELAAEVLRGGAEVALEAGCHLAGGHSIDDPEPKYGLAVTGMGDPDRLLRNDAARPGTPLTLTKPLGLGVLNNRHKATGERFEHAIAAMTQLNRDASRAALAAGCAAATDVTGFGLLGHLYKMARASGVTAVIDSAAVPYLEATRESYAAGHVPGGSLRNLDWVRPHLDAGVSDDELVLLADAQTSGGLLVAGELPGYPVVGEIVEAGERPLLVR; translated from the coding sequence ATGACCGCGACCCCCACCGTGCGCCTGACCCAGTACGCCGCCGGCGGCGGCTGCGCCTGCAAGGTTCCGCCCGGCGAGCTCGAGCGGGTGCTGGCCGGGCTGCCCGGCGGCCGCGGCACGGTGCACACCGGCGAGGTCGGCGAGCTGCTGGTCGGCCTGGAGCACGGCGACGACGCGGCCGCGGTGCGGATCGCGGGCGGCCGGGCGGTCATCGCCACCGCCGACTTCTTCACCCCGGTCGTCGACGACGCCTACGACTGGGGCCGGATCGCGGCGGCCAACGCGCTCTCCGACATCTATGCGATGGGCGGCGAGCCGCTGCTGGCGGTCAACCTGCTGGCCTGGCCGCGCGAGCGGATCCCCTTCGAGCTCGCCGCGGAGGTGCTGCGCGGCGGCGCCGAGGTGGCGCTGGAGGCCGGCTGCCACCTCGCCGGCGGGCACAGCATCGACGACCCGGAGCCCAAGTACGGCCTGGCCGTCACCGGCATGGGCGATCCCGACCGGCTGCTGCGCAACGACGCGGCCCGCCCCGGCACGCCGCTGACCCTCACCAAGCCGCTCGGCCTCGGGGTGCTCAACAACCGTCACAAGGCCACCGGCGAGCGCTTCGAGCACGCGATCGCGGCCATGACCCAGCTCAACCGGGACGCCTCCCGGGCGGCGCTGGCCGCCGGGTGCGCCGCCGCCACCGACGTGACCGGCTTCGGCCTGCTCGGTCACCTCTACAAGATGGCCCGTGCCAGCGGCGTCACCGCCGTCATCGACAGTGCCGCCGTGCCCTACCTCGAGGCGACCCGCGAGTCCTACGCCGCCGGCCACGTGCCCGGGGGCAGCCTGCGCAACCTCGACTGGGTGCGCCCCCACCTCGACGCAGGCGTCAGCGACGACGAGCTGGTCCTGCTCGCCGACGCGCAGACCTCCGGCGGCCTGCTGGTTGCCGGCGAGCTTCCTGGGTACCCGGTCGTCGGCGAGATCGTCGAGGCAGGCGAGCGCCCACTCCTCGTCCGCTAG
- the selB gene encoding selenocysteine-specific translation elongation factor: MHVVATAGHVDHGKTTLVDALTGMRSDRLEEERRRGLSIELGYVWTTLPDVGEVAFVDVPGHERFVPTMLAGIGPVPAVLLVVAADDPWMPQATEHLAALDALGVRHGVAAVTRSDLADPGPATERVTAELARTSLRGAPVVPVSARSGAGLEELRAHLTRMVRALPTPDPAADVRMWVDRRFTVRGAGTVVTGTLPAGTVAPGDELEVDGARARVRGVQALGAPVDTAHGVARVALNLVGDGLDEVDRGSVLLTPGRWQRTELVDVRVTGDLDALPALPQLHVGAASLTARVRPLADGLVRLTLDRPLPLRVGDRALLRDPGSRRIWGLRVLDPAPPALRRRGAAARRAQALTTSWAGTGWDGEPDLRAEVERRGIADVRVLTRLGVPPTDPLPPGILAAGHWLVGSRAAGALARRITALVAEHDRARPLDPGVPLTALAERLGAPSPEVVAAVVAAPLQVRGGRVVSAAAAPALPPEIERAVVAIRRDLAASPYAAPSADRLRELGLDPRREAAAAKAGLLLRAAPGIVLLPGADREAARLLAALPQPFTTSEARQHLGTSRRVALPLLDHLDRAGLTRRLPDDRREVLAPRGGPAQPR; this comes from the coding sequence ATGCACGTCGTGGCCACCGCCGGGCACGTCGACCACGGCAAGACCACGCTGGTCGACGCGCTGACCGGGATGCGCTCGGACCGCCTCGAGGAGGAGCGTCGACGCGGGCTCTCGATCGAGCTCGGCTACGTGTGGACGACGCTGCCGGACGTCGGTGAGGTCGCGTTCGTCGACGTGCCCGGCCACGAGCGGTTCGTCCCCACGATGCTCGCCGGCATCGGGCCGGTGCCGGCGGTGCTGCTGGTGGTGGCCGCCGACGACCCGTGGATGCCGCAGGCCACCGAGCACCTCGCCGCCCTCGACGCGCTCGGGGTGCGCCACGGCGTCGCGGCGGTGACCCGCAGCGACCTCGCCGACCCCGGTCCGGCGACCGAGCGGGTGACCGCGGAGCTGGCCCGCACCTCGCTGCGTGGCGCTCCGGTGGTCCCGGTGTCCGCCCGCAGCGGCGCGGGCCTCGAGGAGCTCCGCGCCCACCTGACCCGGATGGTCCGCGCCCTGCCCACGCCCGACCCGGCCGCGGACGTGCGGATGTGGGTCGACCGGCGCTTCACCGTGCGTGGCGCGGGCACCGTCGTCACCGGCACCCTGCCGGCCGGCACCGTGGCGCCGGGCGACGAGCTCGAGGTCGACGGGGCCCGGGCCCGGGTGCGCGGGGTGCAGGCGCTCGGCGCACCGGTCGACACCGCCCACGGCGTCGCCCGGGTCGCGCTCAACCTGGTCGGCGACGGCCTCGACGAGGTCGACCGCGGCAGCGTGCTCCTCACCCCCGGGCGCTGGCAGCGCACCGAGCTGGTCGACGTCCGCGTCACCGGGGACCTCGACGCGCTGCCGGCCCTACCGCAGCTGCACGTCGGCGCGGCCTCGCTGACCGCGCGGGTGCGCCCGCTCGCCGATGGCCTGGTCCGGCTCACCCTGGACCGGCCGCTGCCGCTGCGCGTCGGGGACCGCGCCCTGCTGCGCGACCCCGGCAGCCGCCGCATCTGGGGCCTGCGGGTGCTCGACCCCGCTCCCCCGGCGCTGCGCCGCCGCGGCGCGGCCGCCCGGCGCGCGCAGGCACTGACGACGTCCTGGGCCGGCACCGGCTGGGACGGGGAGCCCGACCTGCGCGCGGAGGTCGAGCGGCGCGGGATCGCCGACGTCCGGGTGCTCACCCGCCTCGGGGTGCCGCCCACCGACCCGCTGCCGCCGGGGATCCTCGCGGCCGGGCACTGGCTGGTCGGCAGCCGGGCCGCGGGCGCCCTGGCGCGCCGGATCACGGCCCTGGTCGCCGAGCACGACCGGGCCCGCCCGCTGGACCCCGGCGTACCGCTCACGGCGCTGGCCGAGCGCCTCGGGGCGCCCTCGCCGGAGGTCGTGGCCGCTGTCGTGGCCGCGCCCCTGCAGGTGCGCGGCGGCCGGGTGGTGTCCGCCGCCGCGGCACCGGCACTGCCCCCGGAGATCGAGCGGGCCGTGGTCGCGATCCGCCGCGACCTCGCGGCCTCGCCGTACGCCGCGCCGAGCGCCGACCGGCTGCGCGAGCTGGGCCTCGACCCGCGCCGCGAGGCGGCGGCGGCGAAGGCCGGGCTGCTACTGCGGGCCGCGCCCGGCATCGTGCTGCTGCCCGGCGCCGACCGGGAGGCGGCGCGGTTGCTGGCGGCGCTCCCCCAGCCGTTCACGACCAGCGAGGCCCGCCAGCACCTGGGCACCAGCCGCCGGGTCGCGCTGCCGCTGCTGGACCACCTGGACCGCGCCGGCCTGACCCGGCGCCTGCCGGACGACCGGCGCGAGGTCCTCGCACCGCGCGGCGGGCCGGCTCAGCCCAGGTAG
- a CDS encoding phytanoyl-CoA dioxygenase family protein, producing MNPTLSRFGNRAKREVIHRFPPATWYADARRAARVERHRPLLPPLEAAQRAQVRLLQEHGLVGAPWHHLGLPGTHDLQDLLLQLAGVLADRSPGGSHSVLLGRDETLEDIRLWQWGLQPEVLDLVENHLGVPVRYFGPLVHREVADGRVVDTRQWHRDIEDLRMLKVLVYLDDVEEDGGPFTYVPRRTSAAAARELRYVGGFVGDARFSEVVPPSLWRPVTGPRWTAAMPDTARIFHRAAPPIARDRYSVTFTWMTRHPLATIRSAPWRPDQVRRCVAGLDARQRTALPVSMRVS from the coding sequence ATGAACCCCACCCTGAGCCGATTCGGCAACCGCGCCAAGCGCGAGGTCATCCATCGTTTCCCACCCGCGACCTGGTACGCCGACGCGCGCCGCGCCGCCCGGGTCGAGCGGCACCGCCCGCTCCTGCCGCCGCTCGAGGCGGCCCAGCGCGCACAGGTGCGGCTGCTGCAGGAGCACGGCCTCGTCGGCGCGCCCTGGCACCACCTCGGGCTGCCCGGGACCCACGACCTCCAGGACCTGCTGCTCCAGCTGGCGGGCGTCCTCGCCGACCGCTCCCCGGGCGGCTCGCACTCGGTCCTGCTCGGGCGCGACGAGACCCTCGAGGACATCCGGCTGTGGCAGTGGGGGCTGCAGCCCGAGGTCCTCGACCTGGTCGAGAACCACCTCGGCGTCCCGGTGCGCTACTTCGGGCCGCTGGTGCACCGCGAGGTGGCGGACGGTCGCGTCGTCGACACCCGGCAGTGGCACCGCGACATCGAGGACCTGCGGATGCTGAAGGTCCTGGTCTACCTCGACGACGTGGAGGAGGACGGCGGTCCGTTCACCTACGTCCCCCGGCGTACCTCCGCCGCGGCCGCGCGCGAGCTGCGCTACGTCGGCGGCTTCGTGGGCGACGCCCGGTTCTCCGAGGTGGTCCCACCCTCGCTCTGGCGCCCGGTCACCGGACCGCGCTGGACCGCGGCGATGCCCGACACCGCTCGCATCTTCCACCGCGCCGCGCCCCCGATCGCCCGGGACCGCTACTCGGTGACCTTCACCTGGATGACGCGCCACCCGCTCGCGACGATCCGCTCCGCTCCGTGGCGACCCGACCAGGTACGCCGCTGCGTCGCCGGCCTCGACGCGCGCCAGCGCACCGCGCTGCCGGTGAGCATGCGGGTGTCCTGA
- the selA gene encoding L-seryl-tRNA(Sec) selenium transferase, with product MEDPRRATPRTDRVLADPRLREAAERLGPGLVKQTVVETLRRCRAGEVAPEDVADVAYAALPTSASALRRVLNATGVVVHTNLGRAPLSAAAVEALGVAAGATDVELDLATGRRGRRGRSAMAALAAAVPDAGGVHVVNNGAAALALVTCALAPGREVVIARGELVEIGDGFRIPELLESVGARLREVGTTNRVRLADYADALSEQTAFVLKVHPSNFVVSGFTSSVSVRELATLGAPVVVDIGSGLLEPHPRLPDEPSAAAVLRQGADLVTASGDKLLGGPQCGLMLGRAELVERLRRHPFARALRVDKLTLAALEATLAGPTPPVARALGTSPAVLHERAAALAATLADLPHLEAAAVPSEAAVGGGGAPGVTLPSAALSLPVALEVPLRLDPVLPVVGRVESGRLLLDLVAVGPCDEDALLGAVRRAASAVAGAPADPGAEV from the coding sequence GTGGAGGACCCCCGCCGGGCCACGCCCCGCACCGACCGCGTGCTGGCCGACCCCCGGCTGCGTGAGGCCGCGGAGCGGCTCGGCCCCGGGCTGGTGAAGCAGACGGTCGTGGAGACGCTGCGCCGCTGCCGCGCCGGCGAGGTCGCTCCCGAGGACGTCGCCGATGTCGCGTACGCCGCGCTGCCCACCTCAGCCAGCGCGCTGCGTCGCGTGCTCAACGCCACCGGCGTCGTCGTGCACACCAACCTGGGCCGCGCGCCACTCTCGGCCGCCGCGGTCGAGGCGCTCGGCGTGGCCGCCGGGGCCACCGATGTCGAGCTCGACCTGGCCACCGGCCGCCGGGGCCGCCGCGGCCGCTCCGCCATGGCGGCGCTGGCAGCCGCCGTTCCCGATGCGGGCGGCGTGCACGTGGTCAACAACGGCGCCGCCGCCCTCGCGCTGGTCACCTGCGCGCTCGCGCCGGGGCGCGAGGTGGTCATCGCCCGTGGTGAGCTCGTGGAGATCGGCGACGGGTTCCGGATCCCCGAGCTGCTGGAGTCGGTCGGCGCACGGCTGCGCGAGGTCGGCACCACCAACCGGGTGCGGCTCGCCGACTACGCCGACGCCCTGAGCGAGCAGACGGCGTTCGTGCTCAAGGTGCACCCCTCCAACTTCGTGGTCTCCGGCTTCACCTCCAGCGTCTCGGTGCGCGAGCTGGCCACGCTGGGAGCGCCGGTCGTGGTCGACATCGGCTCCGGGCTGCTCGAGCCGCATCCCCGGCTGCCCGACGAGCCGAGCGCCGCCGCCGTGCTGCGTCAGGGCGCCGACCTGGTCACCGCCTCCGGCGACAAGCTGCTCGGCGGCCCGCAGTGCGGGCTGATGCTCGGGCGCGCCGAGCTGGTGGAGCGGCTGCGCCGCCATCCGTTCGCCCGCGCGCTGCGCGTCGACAAGCTCACCCTGGCCGCGCTCGAGGCCACGCTCGCCGGGCCCACGCCGCCGGTGGCCCGCGCGCTCGGCACGAGCCCCGCGGTGCTGCACGAGCGGGCGGCCGCCCTCGCTGCCACCCTGGCCGACCTTCCGCACCTCGAGGCTGCCGCGGTCCCCAGCGAGGCGGCCGTCGGCGGTGGTGGCGCGCCGGGCGTGACGCTCCCCAGTGCGGCGCTCTCGCTGCCGGTCGCCCTCGAGGTCCCGCTGCGCCTCGACCCCGTGCTCCCGGTCGTGGGGCGCGTCGAGTCCGGGCGGCTGCTGCTCGACCTGGTCGCGGTCGGCCCGTGCGACGAGGACGCCCTGCTCGGCGCCGTACGACGTGCGGCGTCCGCCGTGGCCGGTGCGCCCGCTGACCCGGGCGCGGAGGTCTGA
- a CDS encoding MmcQ/YjbR family DNA-binding protein — MADRPEVPQEWVRRIDAVLSALPRCAAEPAWVGVRWRVGSATVAHVFGGEDGLFRITFRAEPDEVMAFEHLGAPYFRMGWGTDAVGMLLDEDTDWDELAELLTESYCLRAPAHLAAQVERPPTQGR; from the coding sequence ATGGCCGATCGTCCCGAGGTCCCTCAGGAGTGGGTGCGGCGCATCGACGCCGTCCTGTCCGCGCTCCCCCGGTGCGCGGCCGAGCCGGCGTGGGTCGGGGTGCGCTGGCGGGTCGGCTCGGCGACGGTGGCGCACGTCTTCGGCGGCGAGGACGGCCTGTTCCGCATCACCTTCCGCGCCGAGCCCGACGAGGTGATGGCCTTCGAGCACCTGGGCGCGCCCTACTTCCGGATGGGCTGGGGCACCGACGCGGTCGGGATGCTGCTCGACGAGGACACCGACTGGGACGAGCTCGCCGAGCTGCTCACCGAGTCCTACTGCCTCCGAGCCCCCGCCCACCTCGCGGCGCAGGTGGAGCGGCCGCCGACTCAGGGCAGGTGA
- a CDS encoding SMP-30/gluconolactonase/LRE family protein: MSAPLDVVLSGLAFPECPRWYGGALWVTDVAAGQVLRWAPGDPAAQVVCEVEGHPAGIGFLPDGRLLVAAGDRRQVLRREHDGTLVVHADLSHLATAQLNDMHVTPDGRAYVGNYGDDSAPPAPPMPAVLALVTPGGEARAAADGMLFANGIATTVDGRTLVVAETRATPGRLTRFRVDADGSLAERQVLAELGPGVLPDGIALDAESVWVASPFTDQVLRVDLADGRLREVIAVPTPYAVALGGADGRDLFVCTAPTWVPADALAARGGQVLRVRVG; encoded by the coding sequence GTGAGCGCACCCCTCGATGTCGTCCTGTCCGGTCTGGCCTTCCCCGAGTGCCCGCGGTGGTACGGCGGCGCGCTGTGGGTGACCGACGTGGCGGCCGGGCAGGTGCTGCGCTGGGCTCCGGGCGACCCGGCGGCCCAGGTGGTCTGCGAGGTCGAGGGCCACCCCGCCGGGATCGGGTTCCTCCCCGACGGTCGGCTGCTCGTCGCGGCCGGCGACCGGCGCCAGGTGCTGCGCCGCGAGCACGACGGCACGCTCGTCGTGCATGCCGACCTCTCGCACCTCGCGACCGCGCAGCTCAACGACATGCACGTCACCCCCGACGGGCGCGCCTACGTCGGCAACTACGGCGACGACAGCGCGCCGCCGGCGCCGCCGATGCCTGCGGTGCTCGCGCTGGTGACCCCCGGGGGCGAGGCGCGGGCCGCCGCCGACGGCATGCTGTTCGCCAACGGCATCGCGACCACCGTCGACGGGCGCACGCTCGTGGTCGCCGAGACCCGGGCGACGCCGGGGCGTCTGACCCGGTTCCGCGTCGACGCCGACGGCTCGCTCGCCGAGCGCCAGGTGCTCGCCGAGCTCGGACCCGGCGTGCTCCCGGACGGCATCGCGCTGGACGCGGAATCGGTGTGGGTCGCCTCGCCCTTCACCGACCAGGTGCTGCGCGTCGACCTCGCCGACGGCCGGCTGCGCGAGGTGATCGCCGTCCCCACGCCGTACGCCGTGGCGCTGGGCGGTGCCGACGGCCGTGACCTGTTCGTCTGCACGGCCCCGACCTGGGTGCCCGCGGACGCGCTCGCGGCGCGGGGTGGACAGGTGCTGCGGGTGCGCGTCGGCTGA
- a CDS encoding MBL fold metallo-hydrolase, translating to MSSHDTFPGLTVRTLESASLGDRSYVVHDGEVAFVIDPQRDIDRVLEILAADGVRLTHVFETHIHNDYVTGGLALARATGAAYLVNAADEVAFERTPITDDEVVEVGPRMRVRAVATPGHTFTHLSYALSTVDPADPERAEQAYAVFTGGSLLYGATGRPDLLGAEHTDTLVRHQHASAHRLATELPDEAEVFPTHGFGSFCSATQSDATSSTIGEEKRTNPVLTEDEETYVRDLVAGLGPWPAYYAHMGPANAAGPEAPDLSPVREADAEELRRRLEAGEWVVDLRNRTAFAAGHVPGTLNFGLDGPFSTYLGWLIEWGTPITLLGESPEDVAAAQRELVRIGIERPAAQATGGPRDWTDGELADFPGATFDDLAQVRHHREVVVLDVRRADEHRKCAIDGAINIAIHELPHRVAEVPAGEVWVHCAGGYRAAVAASLLAAAGRTPVAVDDMFDNAGAAGLPLVGATAGPGVSG from the coding sequence ATGAGCAGCCACGACACCTTCCCGGGCCTGACCGTCCGCACCCTCGAGAGCGCCTCGCTCGGTGACCGCAGCTATGTGGTCCACGACGGCGAGGTCGCCTTCGTGATCGACCCCCAGCGCGACATCGACCGGGTGCTGGAGATCCTCGCCGCCGACGGCGTGCGGCTGACCCACGTCTTCGAGACCCACATCCACAACGACTACGTCACCGGTGGCCTCGCCCTGGCCCGCGCGACCGGCGCCGCCTACCTGGTCAACGCCGCCGACGAGGTCGCCTTCGAGCGCACGCCGATCACCGACGACGAGGTCGTCGAGGTCGGCCCGCGCATGCGGGTCCGCGCAGTGGCGACCCCGGGGCACACCTTCACCCACCTCTCCTACGCGCTGTCCACCGTCGACCCCGCCGACCCCGAGCGGGCCGAGCAGGCGTACGCCGTGTTCACCGGCGGGTCGCTGCTCTACGGCGCGACCGGGCGCCCGGACCTGCTGGGTGCGGAGCACACCGACACCCTGGTGCGCCACCAGCACGCCTCGGCGCACCGCCTGGCCACGGAGCTGCCCGACGAGGCGGAGGTCTTCCCGACCCACGGCTTCGGCTCGTTCTGCTCCGCGACGCAGTCGGACGCGACCTCCTCGACCATCGGTGAGGAGAAGCGCACCAACCCCGTGCTCACCGAGGACGAGGAGACCTACGTGCGCGACCTCGTCGCCGGACTGGGCCCCTGGCCGGCGTACTACGCCCACATGGGCCCCGCCAACGCCGCCGGGCCGGAGGCACCCGACCTGTCGCCGGTCCGCGAGGCCGACGCCGAGGAGCTGCGCCGCCGCCTCGAGGCCGGCGAGTGGGTCGTCGACCTGCGCAACCGCACGGCGTTCGCGGCCGGGCACGTCCCGGGCACCCTCAACTTCGGCCTCGACGGGCCGTTCTCGACCTACCTCGGCTGGCTGATCGAGTGGGGCACCCCGATCACCCTGCTCGGCGAGAGCCCCGAGGACGTCGCGGCCGCGCAGCGCGAGCTGGTGCGCATCGGCATCGAGCGCCCCGCGGCGCAGGCGACCGGCGGGCCCCGGGACTGGACCGACGGCGAGCTCGCCGACTTCCCGGGCGCCACGTTCGACGACCTCGCCCAGGTGCGCCACCACCGCGAGGTCGTCGTCCTCGACGTCCGCCGCGCCGACGAGCACCGCAAGTGCGCCATCGACGGCGCGATCAACATCGCCATCCACGAGCTGCCGCACCGCGTCGCCGAGGTGCCGGCGGGCGAGGTCTGGGTGCACTGCGCCGGTGGCTACCGTGCCGCCGTCGCCGCCTCCCTCCTCGCCGCGGCCGGGCGCACGCCGGTGGCGGTCGACGACATGTTCGACAACGCCGGCGCGGCCGGTCTCCCGCTCGTCGGCGCCACGGCCGGCCCCGGGGTGAGCGGCTGA
- the ppnP gene encoding pyrimidine/purine nucleoside phosphorylase yields MTISHNSYFDDGVQSLGFDAASGPVSFGVMAPGEYHFGTDAPERMSVLEGELLVRVDGAEDWLMYGSGTSFDVPGASGFDVRVVAPAAYRCDYLG; encoded by the coding sequence ATGACGATCTCCCACAACTCCTACTTCGACGACGGCGTGCAGAGCCTGGGCTTCGACGCGGCCTCCGGTCCGGTCAGCTTCGGCGTGATGGCGCCGGGTGAGTACCACTTCGGCACCGACGCCCCCGAGCGGATGAGCGTGCTCGAGGGCGAGCTGCTCGTGCGCGTCGACGGCGCCGAGGACTGGCTGATGTACGGCTCCGGCACGTCCTTCGACGTCCCCGGCGCGAGCGGCTTCGACGTACGCGTGGTGGCGCCGGCGGCGTACCGCTGCGACTACCTGGGCTGA
- a CDS encoding VOC family protein: MSNHVTELIAFTIDSSDAGRLAQFYADLTGGEVTGVYPEYGYAQASVLGATLNFQTVQDYTRPQWPGQDQPQQYHLDLRVGDLEGASDHARSLGASIADTQPEGATWRVMLDPDGHPFCLCP, from the coding sequence ATGAGCAACCACGTCACCGAGCTGATCGCGTTCACCATCGACTCCTCCGACGCGGGGCGGCTCGCGCAGTTCTACGCCGATCTCACCGGCGGGGAGGTCACCGGCGTCTACCCCGAGTACGGCTACGCGCAGGCCTCCGTGCTCGGCGCCACGCTGAACTTCCAGACGGTGCAGGACTACACCCGCCCGCAGTGGCCCGGTCAGGACCAGCCGCAGCAGTACCACCTCGATCTGCGGGTCGGTGACCTCGAGGGGGCCAGTGACCACGCGCGGTCGCTGGGCGCGAGCATCGCCGACACCCAGCCCGAGGGGGCCACCTGGCGGGTCATGCTCGACCCCGATGGCCACCCGTTCTGCCTGTGCCCGTGA
- a CDS encoding rhodanese-like domain-containing protein: protein MREITIDDLDPALEKGATLVDVREVNEYREGHIPGAVNIPMGRLTSRLDELDRSRPVYVVCASGNRSSAMTDVLTSAGFDAVNVAGGTAAWTRAGRPTER, encoded by the coding sequence ATGCGTGAGATCACCATCGACGACCTCGACCCGGCCCTCGAGAAGGGCGCCACCCTCGTGGACGTCCGCGAGGTCAACGAGTACCGCGAGGGCCACATCCCCGGCGCGGTGAACATCCCGATGGGCCGCCTGACCAGCCGTCTCGACGAGCTCGACCGCAGCCGTCCGGTGTACGTCGTGTGCGCCTCGGGCAACCGCAGCAGCGCCATGACCGACGTCCTCACCAGCGCCGGCTTCGACGCGGTGAACGTCGCCGGCGGCACCGCCGCGTGGACCCGCGCCGGGCGCCCGACGGAGCGCTGA
- a CDS encoding metal-sensitive transcriptional regulator: MDLDPTDTKAIITRMKRANGHLASVIRMMEEGSDCESVLTQLAAVNKALSRAGYAIVATGLQQCLSDSDDGLDGVDVKKMEKLFLALA; the protein is encoded by the coding sequence ATGGACCTCGACCCGACCGACACCAAGGCGATCATCACGCGGATGAAGCGCGCGAACGGACACCTCGCGAGCGTCATCCGGATGATGGAGGAGGGCTCGGACTGCGAGTCGGTGCTGACCCAGCTCGCCGCGGTGAACAAGGCGCTCTCCCGTGCGGGCTACGCCATCGTGGCGACCGGTCTCCAGCAGTGCCTGTCCGACAGCGACGACGGTCTCGACGGCGTCGACGTCAAGAAGATGGAGAAGCTCTTCCTCGCGCTGGCCTGA